One window of the Eucalyptus grandis isolate ANBG69807.140 chromosome 8, ASM1654582v1, whole genome shotgun sequence genome contains the following:
- the LOC120287339 gene encoding acyl carrier protein 1, chloroplastic-like translates to MNWLVFAVSLLWLVMLIVASPLASEGSREQVPVSKLSNVRSVSLPIGGRSFPSLKARRFQVSCAAKKETVDKVCQMVRKQLALPDDASMTGESKFANLGADSLDTVEIVMRLEEEFGISVEEESAQSITTVQEAADMIEKLIEKN, encoded by the exons ATGAACTGG CTTGTTTTTGCTGTCTCATTGTTGTGGTTGGTGATGCTGATAGTAGCATCTCCATTAGCTTCTGAAGGTTCTCGAG aaCAGGTACCTGTCAGCAAGTTATCTAATGTCAGGTCTGTTTCCCTCCCCATCGGTGGCAGAAGTTTCCCTTCTCTTAAAGCACGCCGCTTCCAGGTTTCATGTGCG GCTAAAAAGGAGACAGTGGATAAAGTGTGCCAAATGGTAAGGAAGCAGCTGGCTTTACCAGATGATGCTAGCATGACTGGAGAGTCAAAATTTGCTAACCTGGGAGCTGATTCTCTGGACACT GTGGAGATTGTGATGCGACTTGAAGAAGAATTTGGGATCAGCGTGGAGGAAGAAAGTGCTCAAAGTATCACAACTGTCCAGGAAGCTGCGGACATGATCGAAAAGCTAATTGAGAAGAACTGA